The DNA region AGGCGCCATAGGCATTGACGCCTCTTCATGATGGAAAATGGATGCGTCAGTTCATCTGGTGCATCTGTTTTAAAGGGTGGTTATTTTGgattatttttttgaaaaaatggttattttggaatttattttgaaaattatggttatttcaaaaaaaaatcgtGCATGGTAGAGTTAACCAGGACAACTCTatatgcaatgaattattggATGCCCCTTTGTGTGACGACCAAACTGAGGGAGAGTCATCCGGTCAAGCtagggggcaaggtataaattttaaatatcttaaacaatattatgcgagtataatATTATCCGAAGAATCAACCGAGTACGAAAAAACAATTAAAGCTcagtgttatattatgattttatttgataattttttatttccagAAAATACAGGTAATTCAGTAAATTttatgtatttaccgttgttacgcaacattaataaggtaagcacatatagtcggggttcagctgtgttggcccatctatatagtgcaatgtgtaaaaatggcacaaaaaaaatacttgtacgtTTTTTTCATGTAcgtatttgctacaagcatgaggttggtcaagaatgCCGTCACTCGCCCCGATAAACGAGAACCCATTCATGTTCccgtttgcaacaaagtaagtttagcactttaccatttaattaattataatttatattacaattaattgtaaataatatttttcaattttttatgatctaggtggtcagtgcgggggatgaactacaataggtgtccgaaacacgttatagtagtctatcgcaatctattggaccacattggaccagacgatgtaatactcctacacaactctattttaatttaaaaatacttatcaaattatttatcatctaattATGTCATGTTGttgtacagtttatctggagACCATATATGGGTCTTGATCATCAAGTGAACCATGACGATGTTGCAGTTTAGACAACAAAGATACCAATTATCCGGTTCACTACTGTGGAAATGTACCAGAGTGATCGAGTAAAACTacagttcggcatgcaacaacagattccagaacctCCAACGTTTTTGGGAGATTGGCATAAAAAAAGAGTTGAtgcccaatgggattattccgactagagagactttgcaaaagagatgtgtcgtcaatagaggaatcaacgacaacacatcttaaacgaaccagtcatgcatggtgcaagaccaactcaacaatattTGGCATGGTTTAGGTTGGTGACAACACAATAATTTGTGTttgagccgcggtatttgataGATCCACGCTaactagcttcgtcatcatacgcctaacaacaagtccccgtccaacaccaatgtcaaaccacccaaacctaacaaccaacctcacaccaccaATCTACCACATACACCCCACAATCAAACACCCAACTTCGCAACTCATTCATGTcatccacccaacaaccaaatacccaacgtcgcaatccattcatgcCACCTACACAACCAtaaaaccaagaatcaaaccctatccaccaacaaccatacgcttcaaccacaaccgtctatagcccagatgattcatatgggtcacttcatcgtatCCCCCCCATCAATGACCACTCAAACATCCCATCACCAAAACAcacaaccattgtttaactatagtacaccCCAAGAACCATTGCTTCATTTCCAAAACCTTCACACCAACCATTACGGAAGCGCCATTGGCCAGATCGCCCCCAgatattgggaacaaatgatgacacatctagcaaataccgctggaacttctGCCAGACCTTCACACCAACCATCATTCAATCAGGTCAGCACGCAAAAACCCCAAACACCTCACGAAAATCGTGGGGGACCTCgaagacaaactaacgcacctgtatgtggaacagggggacgtttCGATCGAGCCGGtcattaaatttttgtcaatcccatgtataatttattatatcatgaataaaaaaaaattatattattttttattatttaataaaattaaaaaattaaaaaaaataataatacaaGGGTGTGTGCATtagatgaattggcgcatacaccacaTGCAATAAGCATGTGCCAGAGACATTGGTGCGTTTTAATGAGACAGTCAATGCATGCGCCACTAAAGCTGGCGCCTCCTCTTTAGGGGAAATGGATGCGTTAGTTCATCTGACGCATCTGTTTTGAAAGATggttattttgatttttttttttgaaaaaatagttattttggaatttattttgaaagttttggttattttaaaaaataattctATTTATTTCCCCCATCTAAGGGTCTTTTGGTTTTCTAAAAAAAAATACAGATTTTGGGATCATTtcaagatatatatatatatatatatatatatatatatatatatatatatatatatatatatatatatatatatatatatatatattacatgCATAAAAGGGAGTTTAgtgataacgcgaaaatgtatcgtatatttGACTTAATATGTATTGATTTTTACTTGGTTTTTCATAGTATTACGCCGTATTTTATGTTTAtaaatagcaaaaaggaaagaaaaaagaGTAGAAAATGGAGTAAAATATGAATAGTGGCGCCCACCACACTAGAAGAAGGTGGCGCCCACCACATAAGAAGGGTGGTGCCCACCACACTAGAAGAAGGTGGCGCCCACCACATAAGAAGGGTGGCGCCCACCACACACGAAAGTGGCGCCCGTCACGTGGACCAAATTATGGTTGTGACAGTCGCCACCAACCCGGTCCTCCTTGTTCTTCTCCACACTTTTCTCCACGCCCGACTTTTGCTCATTCAAAAAACCGTTCCCAACTAGTAGATATTCAAGGCTACTTTTAAGGAGGAGTGGGGAGTATATATAGGGAGGTCAGTCTTTACGGACGGGGGTGCACATTTTTATCCAGATTTTGTTGTTAGATTTTTTAGGCAGATATTTACCTTGTAAAGTAATAGATTCTTCACATCAGGGACTATTGTGATTTTTGTTTAAGCAACCAAATTTGATTGTAACGGTGTACTCGATTGCCAAAGCGTGTCGGCATTGTTTGAATTGAAGAATCAACATTCATTCCAAGTTTTCAGTTTATATTtcaggttttattttgattgccattttaattgtttatgcCTTATTGTATGCTTAATTATCTGAGTATCATGTTTGTTCCCGtatccatgtccggctaaaccaataggtatcggtatgtaaagaccgtcgaaacgacgggattcgtaaataattggtgttggcttttataaaatattatttttttgGTTATAGTTTCTTGTTCTAAATTCaaaactgtttttcgtacgagagtacaaagcaAACAAAAGTTACGGTCAataagaacgagagtttgagattttaaccggatagctgaaactaggcattaatcttaaacacaacgagagcgcatagactttatttatttccaaaaattacttttaaattcataTGAGATagcgagagccaagcattctggtttaagagtatggtcAAAGTCAATgaaaacgagagtgtgagacaaagtcttttaaataaataatttctactgaagaatattttgatgtttaagattacaccaactatctatcgaatccccaaagtttgatgcgttacatacATATATCCCGCTATTAAATATTCTTATTAATATTTTGTTTTTGTTAGTAGTTGTTTCTCTTCGTCCTTCCACTCCTAGTGAGATCCttagccttagatttacatagtaacattagataacaGTAAGGTCGATTGTTAGTCCTTTGagttcgataatctttaaaactatgcgataagactgtgcacttgcagtcacgaatCCTATAGACATATACTAAGTCTACGCGATCatgtttttggcgccgttgtcggggactaatttagtcgatatcaTAACTCCAGTGTTGCCTAGTATAGACTAAGGCACTCTTTTCTCTATTACTATATATCACCCAAATTTTCTCTACGATTATCACTCCCAGTATTTTGAGGAATCACAAGATTCCTATAAATCCGACCtggaaatattaatggaggatttcattgCGACGCAAACTCACTCTATGATGGAATGCTTTGTGGCTACACAAACTCTTCAGAATGaagaatttagaaaacaaagtcttTATACAAATGAAACCCTTAGGAAACTGAACACTGTGGTCGACTCCCTCGTCACTCACAACGAGGCATTAGAGACTCAAATCTCCCTGCTTGCGCATACACCTCTAGAACCATTCCCTGAGAAACATGCGGATATTGTAACAGTAACCAGTGAAAAATCTACCAAAAATCCTAAGGAGAGTGATAATGAGGAGGATTCAGGTGAGAAAAGAGTAGATATTGAGAAAGATCTATCGACACCAACCAAAAGGGAGGTTGTCGAAGAGGTAGAGAAGGAAGAACTATGTGTTGTTCCTCCTCCCTATGAATCACTAATTCCTTTCCCGCGAAGGTCGGTGGAAGTAAAGGTAGACCCCAAATCCGAAAGGTATGAGGAGCTATTGgaaaatatccacaccaatgcacCTTTATTCGAGACCCTGAATAAGAAGAGAAAATTAGAAGACCGTGAAACTAGGGAACTCATTAGGGGCAAGTTAGACTCTGAGGTGGTGGATGAAAAAATTGAACCCAAACCTGAAAAGCTAGCTCTCAGGATAGAgccagaaccaccaccacaagttcagaaggataaactacctcatagaagaaaaagaagaaaaggtgATGGATATGAGAGATGGCTTGATAAATGGCCATAGAAATCGaggataattaaaagtttgacCGAGGATTCATCCTCGAAAGAACCACCATGAGTACTTACACTCTTGAGTCGCCGCGCTATCGACGTAAAACATAACAAATATTTCCTATTTTATTAATGTCATTTTTTTATCTATCcattttttctttcttatttttcATAAAGTCAATCAATATTTTTCTTTATTGTTAACCATTACTAACTGAATGCGATTATCTACTTAAATTTATCTAGCTACTGACCATCACGATacaacaagtagattacatgAACATAGTCTTCAGAGCCAGAGGTCAAAGGAGACGCTTTGAGGCCCTAGCTCAGAGAGAAATGACACTAACCATATACCCCCGATGGGCGTACCATGACCAAGTTAGGTATTAAAGACATTATtatgttcctaattaaccaaaTTGGCTGGGATACCTTTGCTATCAAAATAAAATTTAGTTCCTACCGTAGGCTAACCTTAGAATTCCCAAGCTCCATGGTTTACTTGCCAAATCATGGTATGAGGTTTAACAAATGCCTCATCACCTTTAGGATGTTTGATATTGAGTATCGCTACACTCATAGAGAAATAGTTGAACTCCTAGGATACCCTAATGATCCTGATACCTTTACCATCACCTAGGAAGACCGACTTATAGACCTTGGACTAGATTACTTTTAGGGAAGCATTACAGAAAACAACCATCCTGAGCCGGATCTCACGCATTCTGAGAACATCCACAACCCTGCCATTcgttactttcataagatcctagctcatACCCTCTTTGGAAAAGAACAAAACATAACCTCCATGTCCAAAGACGAGCTCTTTATAATGTATTGTGCATCATAGGCCTGTCCTGTTAATGCCGCTACATTTATGATAGCTAACCTAGACCGTATGGCGCAAGCTAACCATTGACCAATCTTAATAGGGGGCTTAGTGACCATGATCTCAAATGCTATTGGACTGAGACATCCACTTATTAGACTTAACCCTCTAGGTGGAATACGACCAATGAACATTCAATTCTGTTTCAACACTGGTATCATTAGAAACATGGCCCCGGATGTGTTTGAGTTTTTGATTAACCACCAAGTAGTACACCTGTTTACCCTGCCAGACCATAggacgagtgtacatgataggaacaactGGATCTTTGATTTGGACGGACCACCAGATGCACCATCCTCTCCTCCAGAGACACCCCAAATCTATGACCATTATGATACCTATCTCTCTGACGCTGTTTCATGCGCCTCTGCTGTACCTGCCGCACATCCTACCGATCATGCTGCTGTCATCGACGTTGTCCAGACCGACATCGCCAACCTAAGAGGCGAATTAAGCACTTTGCGCGTGGTTTTCCACGactttatggatgtagtgacaAAGAACTTGGATCACATCTACCAGCACTTCTACTCGTTTGCTCCTCCTGCAGTAGTCGCCGTaatggctaatgtttatgaatATTACCGATTTACTGACATTGacttttgattttattttcatgtttGGATTTTATTGTTGTTTTTACACTTTGGGaatttttaattatttcttttTATCTAGCAAACGAATTATATTATTCTTTCCTATCTACctcattcttttctttttcaatctTATGTTTTAATTTCATTCTACATTATCTTATTTAATCCTTAATTTTCACTTCTATATATCTTGTTTTTCTTTCATGTAATTACACAATAACTATTAAATGCTGGTTAATTAAAATTCACATGCAAAAGCTGTGGTCAAAGAAAAAAATGCAGGGTCAAAAAAGGAATACATGGGAACACACAACACTGTATGTGACGCCTGCCACACACAGGCTGTGGCGCCCATTTGCGTATTGTGGCGCCCGCCACACCCTTATAGGGGAGCCCACCACACTCTCACAAAGTGGCGCCAACCACTCCATCAATCGTCACGTTGTGTGCCATCAATTCCATAATTCATTGTCCCTTGCATGCTAGACAAAGTATTAAACCTTCTTCAACCACTTTCAATGCTTTGACCGAGGCAATGAACACCATTCATTGTAATTTATTCCATTAATTATTTTCCAACCACCATCACCTCTATATAAACCAGCAACATAACCTCACAAAAACACACCTTTCATAAACGTAATTCTCCTCTTTCTTGTTACATTCTTACTACATTACACGAGTAGTGCAAACTTCAGTCATGACACAAATGAGAGAATACGAAATATTGTTCAGAAATGGCGAACCAGGTGAATTGCAGGAAGAAATTTACACGGCTCTAATCACAAGAGAAATAGAATCAACAAGGTACGTCGATGAACCCATCTTAATAGCCTTAGGAATTCTTGATAGTGTTAATCATATGCTAACTactttaaatttaaattatttccTATCTGTTAAAGACCCGGTATATGCCCaattaacactagaattccttagtttGCTTATTTTTAGTCTCGCACCCAACACAATCTATTCCAGTGGGACTGTCCAATTTCACTTATTTAATATAGAGTATGCTTTTACCTTTGCCCAACTAGCGGACATGCTCTAATTCCCCCATGGGAATGGCGTAGTGAGTGAGGTCCCAGATACTGAAGGTTGGCAGCATGCCTCTCAACCATTCTGGAGGGTAATAACAGGTATGATAACCCACAATTTTGAGGGAAATAGATCCACTTCATTTCTCAATCTGGCTATTCGTTATTTCCGCCAAATATTGACATGCACCATTTTTGGCTGATCCAACTCTAACAAGGTGAGCGAAAAGAACTCTTTTATCTCTGCGCCACTTTTGTGCCACAAAAGGTAAATACCGTCCCTTTCATGTTCTCTCACATGTAGGCCATTGTCAATGTGAGAAGAGGGCCaattatttttggaggtttaataacctcaATAGCCCGAGTCCTATGACTCGAAGACAAATTCTCCCGGCTAACACCGCTCCCGCCTCGGGCCATTGACATTGACATGacaaggagcatgaaattggTAAAACGAAGACGAGACGGTAAATTTCACCTAATGATTGCCAATAGTGTCTTTCAAGATTTCATCCTCCAAAATCCAATTCGCACAGATGTGTGCAACCCGAAAAATTATTACTATATTCATGATTTGGTGCCTAACCAAGCCCCCACACACATTCCTGAGAATGTAGCTGTTGGTGGGGACATCGATGAGGATTATATTCAGGAGCAAGCTGCTCCCACTACTGACACACACCCACACACCACACGCATGTCTTCTAaaaatgttgcaggtacatcATCCAACCAAAGACCCagaagaagaaatgtggcacctGCCACTCTTGATAACATATATGCTGAATTGCTGAGGCATATCGAATTAGATGCTCAGCGCGACCAACAAatccaaaacatggaagctcaGCAAACAGAAATGATGCAAATCCTTCGTTAGATGCAACATGACCAGCATGATTACGCTTTCAGGACTGAACAAAACATATCTGGTTTGATCGATGAAATGGCAGCATTGATAGTGTGTGTGGAAGATATACAAGAATATGCCTCTTATGTGGGTACGCTACCTCACCAGCCTGGAAATGGTGGACGTGGACGAACACGTGGCAGAAGGCGCCAGTAGCAGGCTACCCAGgttctacctttctttcctatcttaGATCGTTGCATTGGGGATAATGCTcggtttaagtatgggggaggaagctttaccTCTTTTATTTATCTctttctaggtagatttaaatCATTGTTATTTCCTTTGTTAAATTGTTAAATTGTTAAGTATTATTGTTAAATTGTTAAGTGTTAGTTGAGTCAAATATCAATGCattgtcgagtctttatgcgtggtttccATTGTTTACTGATTCTCCCATTTGCTTAAGCCATACCAACATTTTTGCAAAAATCTTGACTTAGAAACACAatacatcttttgaaaattctaaactataaataaaacttaggttgaattgtagagatttggaaaaactttacaagatcggtatcattttaacaccttaaatctcccaagtataagatcgatttgagtacttgtcatgccgTAGCCTTAAATTCCATCCTTTaatattccttaagtagtttatctagcggccaacaccatcctaagcacacactacgcaagaagtcgatgcaaataagtgtatgatctcaggcttaaaagagaaaaagattgacaaaatgcatgaaaaatattgttccttctaagttaggtgaccctcacccggtcatttaacccaacggtataaccatctttaactattatttgagccaaagtgcaaaaaataaataaataaataatgatgagatcatagtcactaacaaattatcttgctatgaatatgaaaggataacgggcttaatgtgattgcactagaatgaaaaaggataaaaagaaggatcagtaaggtaggcttaggcatCATGAGatgattcagattggtttgtataggagggagacttatggttgcacgattgcgactatgtgttccaacgatacccttagtgtggaagtTAGTGCCTGTTGATGCAATTTCTGACCAAAGTAGAGTGTGTAGGCTAGAATGAGTATCTGAATGCAACTGTGTTTTTCACTAGTCTTGATACTTTATGCTGCAAAATTTTATAAAACTCTTTTATTCATGTACGCAtcatttgcttgaggacaagcaaaggtttaagtatgaaggggtttgataacgcgaaaatgtatcgtatatttGAATTAATATGCATTTATTTTTACTTGATTTTCCATAGTATTACGccatattttatatttatttcaggtatttatcgaataagaGATGTCTAGGCAAGTAAAGaggaaaatagcaaaaaggaaagaaaaaagagaagaaaatggagcaAAACATGAACAGTGGCGCCCACCACACTAGAAGAAGGTGGCGTCCACCACATAAGAAGAATGGCGCCCACCATACATGAAAGTGGCGCCTACCACAAGAGTTTATGAAGGGTGGCACCCACCATATTACATGAATATGACGCCCACCACACACGAAAGTGGCGCCCGCCACATGGACCAAATTAGGGTTGTGGCAGTCGCCACCAACCCGGTGCTCCTTGTTCTTCTCCATAGTTTTTGCCACGCCTGGTTTTTGCTCATTAAACAAGCCGCTCCCCACTAGTAGATATTCAAGGCTACCTTTAAGGAGGAATGGGGA from Lathyrus oleraceus cultivar Zhongwan6 chromosome 1, CAAS_Psat_ZW6_1.0, whole genome shotgun sequence includes:
- the LOC127099527 gene encoding uncharacterized protein LOC127099527, whose product is MEDFIATQTHSMMECFVATQTLQNEEFRKQSLYTNETLRKLNTVVDSLVTHNEALETQISLLAHTPLEPFPEKHADIVTVTSEKSTKNPKESDNEEDSGEKRVDIEKDLSTPTKREVVEEVEKEELCVVPPPYESLIPFPRRSVEVKVDPKSERYEELLENIHTNAPLFETLNKKRKLEDRETRELIRGKLDSEVVDEKIEPKPEKLALRIEPEPPPQACPVNAATFMIANLDRMAQANH